The window CGGACCTGACTGTGGGGCAGATCTTGAACGCCTGCTTCCAGGCGCTGGATCTGAATGATCCGAACTGCCAGCGCATTACCCGGGATCCGACAACCGGCCAGATTCTTACGATCAACACGACCCGCGCCAATGTGTCGTCCATTCAGACGCGTGGCTACGACTTTACCTTGTCGTACCAGGTTGATTTTGACGACACACCGCTCAAAATGATTCCGGGAAGCTTCCGGATGAAGCATGTGGCGTCCTACGTGACCCAGTATCTGTTCGACGGTGTGGATATCTTGGGTAGGTCTGGAGGCGGCGCTGGTGGCGCGCTTCCGAAGTGGCGCGTTACGCTTGAGTTCACCTATGACCCAATTCCCGGCCTGAGCATCGATTGGCAGAGCCAGCGAATTGGCTCCACTTCGCAACCGTTCTCAGAGATCGGAAATCTGGGCCCGGGGTTTGACTTTACAAAGCCCTTGCCCGTTGTGTGGTATCATGATCTGAGCGTCAGTTACGATCTCACGGACTGGCTGCAGGTGAACTTCGGCGTTGACAACGTCTTTGACAAGCAGCCGCCGAACTCTATTGATTTCCCGGGTTTCCAGATCGACGGGCAATCTGGGACGGATCCCTCCACGTATGATATTCTGCGGCGTCGCTATCGCTTCGCTATCCGTATTCGGCGATAGTCGCGCAAGAAATCATACGGAGTTTGAATCCTGGGGGCGATGGGGTAACATCCATCGCCCCCTTTTTGCGAGAGGTCAATGGTGGGGGTCCAGACTGACGGAAAGCCATTCTTTGGGTGGAGGATTTGTCTCATCGAAATCTCTTTAATTGGCGTCAGCCACTCCCATATTAAGGGAGCATATATTAAAGGAGATAGTTAATAGCGATGTCCGGTATAAAGGATAAAAGGAAATTCTCTGAGAATCAGAGAGTGGCAAATTTTCCTTATTCAATCGAAGTTGATGCATGGAAAGTTTATTGGGATAGTTTATTATGTAAGAAAGAGTATATAGGAGAAAATGATTGTGTTATAGAATGTTGTGAAAATTTAATTAATAATAGCGTTATAGAAGGTTTTTGGTCTAGGAATATACCAAAAACAATAAGGTCAAATGAATCTTTTATAGAGCTGGCCTGTGGGTCGGGATCTGTTATCAGAAGAATCTATTCTTATGCCTGTTCCATTGAACAAGGGGCTCTTATTGTTGCTGCGGACATCTCTTTGAAAGCGCTCATGTTTGCAAAACATAAGTTTCCTATGGTTAAGTATGTGGTATTTGATCTTAATAATATTCCAATAAAGAACGAGACGTTTGACTATGTTACAAGTCAGTTTGGAATAGAATATGGTGGAGAAAAATCGATAATCAACTCACTGAAATTAGTAAATATGGGCGGCATATTTGCTGGAATTTTTCATGTGTCAGGTGGGGCAATAGAGGAGGAATGTCTATCCAACCAAGAATCAATAAATAATTTATTGGAGTCTAATATTTTTGAATTTGCACGAACTGCAATAAGCAGAAAGATCTCTTATCTTAAAGGAGAGTGCAATCGTGAGTGCTTAAGAAAG is drawn from Gammaproteobacteria bacterium and contains these coding sequences:
- a CDS encoding class I SAM-dependent methyltransferase — translated: MSGIKDKRKFSENQRVANFPYSIEVDAWKVYWDSLLCKKEYIGENDCVIECCENLINNSVIEGFWSRNIPKTIRSNESFIELACGSGSVIRRIYSYACSIEQGALIVAADISLKALMFAKHKFPMVKYVVFDLNNIPIKNETFDYVTSQFGIEYGGEKSIINSLKLVNMGGIFAGIFHVSGGAIEEECLSNQESINNLLESNIFEFARTAISRKISYLKGECNRECLRKAHDQFLSSYRTIEEAIAGRQAIGANPPADKHIYDAVSQIINIYNNLSKFGNLNNILKVISFIEKQFISYMARMSSMVQSSLGDSTINDIKNFMDCQGFEYEIDKIYLSENDHKPFALTLVANRINKYK